A genomic stretch from Streptomyces sp. QL37 includes:
- a CDS encoding ABC transporter ATP-binding protein, which produces MTTTTASGTGTDSLAVIDLTVHYGGVCAVRSVELSVAPGESMGIIGSNGAGKTSTLKALMGLIPRSSGRITLGDTDLSKVRARDMVRHGVGYVPEGRHVFPGLSVEKNLLLGAYCRSWKGETRDTLAHVYDLFPILREFRGRAAGDLSGGQQQMLAIGRALMSRPRLLLLDEPSMGLSPKLIENVLDILVRLRGEGLGLLLVEQNAKLTFGVTSHCLVMENGSVAMSGTSEELASDERVRQIYLGL; this is translated from the coding sequence ATGACCACCACCACCGCGTCCGGAACCGGCACCGACAGCCTCGCTGTCATCGACCTGACGGTTCATTACGGGGGAGTCTGTGCCGTCAGATCCGTGGAACTGAGTGTCGCCCCCGGCGAGTCCATGGGGATCATCGGCTCCAACGGCGCCGGCAAGACGTCCACGCTCAAGGCGCTCATGGGGCTCATCCCGCGCAGCAGCGGCCGGATCACCCTCGGCGACACCGATCTCAGCAAGGTGCGAGCTCGGGACATGGTCCGGCACGGTGTGGGCTACGTCCCCGAGGGCCGGCACGTATTTCCCGGACTCTCCGTCGAGAAGAACCTCCTGCTGGGCGCCTACTGCCGGTCATGGAAGGGGGAAACGCGCGACACCCTCGCACACGTGTATGACCTGTTCCCGATTCTGCGGGAGTTCCGGGGCCGGGCGGCCGGCGACCTGTCGGGCGGCCAGCAGCAGATGCTGGCCATCGGCCGGGCGCTCATGTCCAGGCCGAGGCTCCTGCTGCTGGACGAACCCTCGATGGGGCTCTCGCCGAAGCTGATCGAGAACGTCCTGGACATCCTCGTCCGGCTGCGAGGCGAAGGGCTCGGTCTCCTGCTGGTCGAACAGAACGCCAAGCTGACCTTCGGGGTCACCAGCCACTGCCTGGTGATGGAGAACGGCTCGGTGGCGATGTCCGGCACGTCCGAGGAGCTCGCGAGCGACGAGCGGGTCCGGCAGATCTACCTCGGGCTGTGA
- a CDS encoding NAD(P)/FAD-dependent oxidoreductase: MTVDEGVRNSEYDVVVIGAGPVGENVADRARAAGLSTAVIESELIGGECSYWACMPSKALLRPVVARADARRVPGLSGAVQGPLDADAVLAHRDEQTSHWKDDGQVAWLDSVGADIYRGMGRLTGVRQVSVTAADGSEQHLTARHAVAVCTGSRAVVPALPGIADVRPWTSREATSAKEVPGRLVVVGGGVVGVEMATVWQGLGAEVTMLIRGKRLLPKMEPFAGELVAEALTDAGARILTGVSAKEVRRAGHDGPVTVELDNGERLETDEILFATGRAPRTDDLGLDTVGLRPGSWLSVDDSCLVEGSDWLYAVGDVNHRALLTHQGKYQARIAGAAIAARAQETPLLETDRWGAHAATADHAAVPQVVFTDPEAASVGLTLAEAEDAGHRVRAVDYDLASVAGSGLYAQGYKGRARMVVDLDREILLGVTFVGPGIGELLHSATIAVAGEVPIERLWHAVPAYPTISEVWLRLLETYRR, translated from the coding sequence ATGACCGTTGATGAAGGTGTACGGAACAGCGAATACGACGTCGTGGTGATCGGTGCCGGCCCGGTGGGGGAGAACGTGGCGGACCGTGCCAGAGCGGCCGGACTGAGCACCGCGGTGATCGAGTCCGAGTTGATCGGCGGGGAGTGCTCGTACTGGGCGTGCATGCCCAGCAAGGCCCTGCTGCGCCCGGTCGTCGCACGAGCGGACGCGCGCCGCGTACCAGGGCTGAGCGGCGCGGTGCAGGGGCCGCTCGACGCCGACGCCGTCCTCGCCCACCGCGACGAGCAGACCTCGCACTGGAAGGACGACGGGCAGGTCGCCTGGCTGGACAGCGTCGGCGCCGACATCTACCGGGGCATGGGCCGGCTGACGGGGGTACGACAGGTGTCCGTCACGGCCGCCGACGGGTCCGAGCAGCACCTCACGGCACGGCACGCCGTCGCCGTCTGCACCGGAAGCCGGGCCGTCGTCCCCGCTCTCCCCGGCATCGCGGACGTCCGGCCGTGGACCAGCCGCGAGGCGACCAGCGCCAAGGAGGTCCCGGGCCGGCTCGTCGTCGTGGGCGGGGGAGTGGTCGGAGTGGAGATGGCCACCGTCTGGCAGGGGCTCGGTGCGGAGGTGACCATGCTGATCCGGGGCAAGCGCCTGCTCCCCAAGATGGAGCCCTTCGCGGGCGAGCTGGTCGCGGAGGCCCTGACCGACGCCGGAGCCCGGATCCTGACAGGAGTCTCCGCCAAGGAGGTCCGCAGGGCGGGGCACGACGGCCCGGTCACCGTCGAGCTCGACAACGGGGAGCGGCTGGAGACCGACGAGATCCTCTTCGCCACCGGCCGGGCCCCGCGCACCGACGACCTCGGCCTCGACACCGTGGGCCTCAGGCCCGGATCCTGGCTGTCCGTCGACGACAGCTGTCTCGTGGAGGGCAGCGACTGGCTGTACGCCGTCGGAGACGTCAACCACCGCGCGCTCCTCACCCACCAGGGCAAGTACCAGGCCCGCATCGCGGGAGCGGCGATCGCGGCCCGCGCGCAGGAGACCCCCCTGCTGGAGACGGACCGCTGGGGCGCGCACGCGGCCACCGCCGACCACGCCGCCGTCCCCCAGGTCGTGTTCACGGACCCGGAGGCGGCGTCGGTCGGCCTCACGCTCGCCGAGGCGGAGGACGCGGGCCACCGGGTCCGCGCCGTCGACTACGACCTGGCCTCGGTCGCCGGTTCCGGTCTGTACGCCCAGGGGTACAAGGGCCGGGCCAGGATGGTGGTCGACCTGGACCGCGAGATCCTGCTCGGCGTCACCTTCGTCGGACCGGGCATCGGTGAACTCCTGCACTCGGCAACCATCGCCGTCGCCGGCGAGGTGCCGATCGAGCGGCTCTGGCACGCGGTGCCCGCCTACCCGACCATCAGCGAGGTGTGGCTGCGGCTGCTGGAGACCTACCGCCGTTAA
- a CDS encoding recombinase family protein, whose protein sequence is MIERAYDGCGRCFVGVRRLSQMSASTFSPERQREDVLAAARAAGGHVIAWADDWEVSGATDPMTRPKLGPWSRNERGPYNGIAGAAVDRLGRNLFDCLNTGYMMRDAGLTLLTYGHDGCRSSPKWASIGFAQDA, encoded by the coding sequence GTGATCGAACGTGCCTACGACGGGTGCGGACGCTGTTTTGTCGGTGTTCGCCGCCTCTCTCAAATGTCCGCCTCAACTTTCTCCCCCGAGCGTCAACGTGAGGACGTGCTTGCCGCAGCCAGGGCTGCCGGCGGGCACGTCATCGCGTGGGCTGACGACTGGGAGGTGTCGGGCGCTACCGACCCGATGACACGGCCGAAACTGGGGCCGTGGTCGCGTAACGAGCGCGGTCCGTACAACGGCATTGCCGGCGCGGCAGTGGACCGCCTCGGGCGCAACCTCTTCGACTGCCTGAACACGGGCTACATGATGCGGGACGCGGGCCTAACCCTCCTGACATACGGCCACGACGGTTGCCGGAGCAGCCCGAAATGGGCCTCGATCGGGTTTGCCCAGGACGCGTA
- the trxA gene encoding thioredoxin — MSTVELTKENFDQVVSDNEFLLIDFWASWCGPCRQFAPVYDSASERHPDLVFAKVDTEAQQELAAAFEIQSIPTLMIVRDNVAVFSQPGALPESALEDVIGQARNLNMDEVRKSVEEQKQAQQAQQEQQ; from the coding sequence ATGAGCACCGTAGAGCTCACCAAGGAAAACTTCGATCAGGTCGTGAGCGACAACGAATTCCTGCTGATCGACTTCTGGGCTTCCTGGTGCGGTCCGTGCCGGCAGTTCGCCCCGGTGTACGACTCGGCGTCCGAGCGCCACCCCGACCTGGTCTTCGCCAAGGTCGACACGGAGGCGCAGCAGGAGCTTGCGGCCGCCTTCGAGATCCAGTCCATTCCCACGCTGATGATCGTCCGTGACAACGTGGCGGTCTTCTCGCAGCCCGGGGCGCTCCCCGAGTCGGCGCTGGAGGATGTCATCGGCCAGGCGCGCAACCTGAACATGGACGAGGTGCGCAAGTCCGTCGAGGAGCAGAAGCAGGCACAGCAGGCACAGCAGGAGCAGCAGTAG
- a CDS encoding FAD-dependent oxidoreductase, whose product MIDRWDHQVGLLVVGSGAGGLGSAVVGAEEGLDVLVLEKSEWLGGTTAYSAGTVWAPGHRYQEDPAADTAAARDYLDALVGDRAPKEQRESYLAHVPGMIDYLERAGVGFWHSAKAVDYHPEIPGYGTGRALEPHTFDGRRLGRTRFGRIRRPVREFALLGGTLMVRRSEVDELLDVFHGSVRGMAVAVRLGVRWAVDRLRYSRGTRLAMGNALTANLYHQLLRRGGDVWFTAQATELVTDTTGRVVGAVVSLRGRTVRIAARAGVVLAAGGFSASPELRTRHLPAPAPQFTPAAEGATGDSIALAQAVGGVLGESSGDNALWFPSSLGRRRDGTTAVFPHIWDRAKPGIIAVNAAGRRFVDESVSYDRFVRAMYAAHASVRTIPAWLVTDARALAAYGLGMIRPHTPRRLLARHLRSGYLRTGRSIHQLAQAIEVDPAGLARTVADSNRCAASGVDEEFGKGGHPYGHQYGDPAHTPNVNLGPTGRAPFYAIAVVPTPLATSLGLRISPEAQVLKEDGTPVLGLYACGNDADSPMASEYPGAGCQIGSALTFGYLAACHAARARPQPQ is encoded by the coding sequence ATGATCGACCGCTGGGACCACCAGGTCGGCCTCCTTGTCGTGGGCTCCGGTGCGGGCGGCCTCGGTTCCGCTGTCGTCGGCGCGGAAGAGGGCCTCGACGTCCTGGTTCTGGAGAAGAGCGAGTGGCTCGGCGGCACCACCGCGTACTCGGCCGGCACGGTCTGGGCCCCTGGCCACCGCTACCAGGAGGACCCCGCCGCGGACACCGCCGCGGCACGGGACTACCTGGACGCCCTGGTCGGTGACCGTGCTCCGAAGGAACAACGAGAGAGCTACCTCGCACACGTACCCGGGATGATCGACTACCTGGAACGGGCAGGTGTCGGGTTCTGGCACTCCGCGAAGGCCGTCGACTACCACCCCGAGATACCCGGCTACGGCACCGGGCGGGCTCTCGAACCCCACACCTTCGACGGGCGCAGACTCGGCAGAACCCGCTTCGGCCGGATCCGCCGTCCTGTGCGGGAGTTCGCTCTCCTCGGCGGCACCCTCATGGTCCGCCGTTCGGAAGTTGACGAACTCCTCGACGTCTTCCACGGATCGGTGCGCGGCATGGCCGTAGCGGTGCGCCTCGGTGTGCGTTGGGCGGTGGACCGGCTCCGCTACTCCCGGGGAACCCGGCTCGCCATGGGCAATGCCCTGACCGCGAACCTCTATCACCAGCTTCTGCGTCGCGGGGGCGACGTATGGTTCACCGCGCAGGCCACCGAACTCGTCACCGACACGACCGGGCGGGTGGTGGGCGCCGTGGTCTCGCTACGGGGTCGCACCGTCCGGATCGCCGCCCGGGCCGGCGTGGTCCTGGCCGCCGGGGGGTTCTCCGCCAGCCCGGAACTGCGCACCCGTCATCTACCCGCCCCCGCGCCGCAGTTCACTCCCGCGGCGGAGGGGGCCACCGGCGACTCGATCGCGCTCGCCCAGGCGGTGGGCGGGGTGCTGGGGGAATCCAGCGGTGACAACGCCTTGTGGTTTCCGAGTTCACTCGGTCGCCGTCGGGACGGTACCACCGCGGTCTTCCCCCACATATGGGACCGGGCCAAGCCGGGGATCATCGCGGTCAACGCCGCCGGACGGCGGTTCGTGGACGAGTCGGTGTCCTACGACCGTTTCGTTCGTGCCATGTACGCAGCGCATGCGTCCGTACGGACGATCCCGGCGTGGCTCGTCACCGACGCGCGAGCCCTGGCCGCGTACGGCCTCGGCATGATCCGCCCACACACTCCACGCCGTCTTCTCGCACGGCACCTGCGGTCCGGCTACCTGCGTACCGGCCGGTCGATCCACCAGCTCGCACAGGCGATCGAGGTCGATCCGGCCGGTTTGGCACGCACCGTCGCCGACAGCAACCGCTGTGCCGCATCCGGGGTCGACGAGGAGTTCGGAAAGGGCGGACACCCCTACGGACACCAGTACGGCGATCCAGCTCACACGCCGAACGTGAATCTCGGTCCGACAGGACGAGCTCCCTTCTACGCCATCGCCGTGGTGCCGACCCCACTGGCGACCTCGCTCGGCCTCAGGATCAGCCCCGAGGCCCAGGTGCTCAAGGAGGACGGCACACCGGTCCTGGGCCTGTACGCCTGCGGCAACGACGCGGACTCCCCGATGGCGTCGGAGTACCCAGGAGCGGGGTGCCAGATCGGCAGTGCCCTCACGTTCGGCTATCTGGCCGCCTGCCATGCGGCCCGGGCACGCCCGCAGCCGCAGTGA